The following proteins come from a genomic window of Pyxidicoccus sp. MSG2:
- the recG gene encoding ATP-dependent DNA helicase RecG: MNHPLASLVGPLRYACQRDFAMLATVKGLRPVLERALAGASGVDAQALDHLRAALPYVDDPAPERRKAALRRVVAGLKLSGVELPAELEGVGAVAQLPEGAAPVPRTLVRESVLAPVEKHRTRRLPVVEGAAAGATPPGYVPPWKSVEPVAAPPRAKDAPAPGSRAGALPAAPDPRVGAVPAASGPRAGAASAVPGARPGALPAARSAAPIPAAAPTGKGPRQATLATVPEAVPGAKTRKEKTERKKKRAVAAEASRAEAKLLSIAPRTGPLSMPLKTLDKRLGPRLVSTLNKKGLRRLGDILFLLPRCYEDRRKLSTIAELEPGQRGVTVGVVRLADFVPGRGGKRMFRAVVGDSSGSIAATYFNAGPWLKSRFTVGKRIVLSGEVRATMSGREMAHPEIEPAEDIESSSVHFNRIVPIYPGFERAEQRSFRDLAASVGDKYAQALEDPLPVDLRRRLELMGLPDALRFIHFPPGDADLEALDSHQSEAHRRLAFDELFFLQLGMALKRQGIKAEEGISFDVSPTRLDKGRAALPFQLTGAQAKVVQELARDMARPEPMNRLVQGDVGSGKTAVAMIAAMVALQDGYQVAVMAPTEILAEQHERSFRKVLEPLGYNVGLFSAAGTAKSKRERRDAVARGDIHLAVGTHALIQQDVSFQRLGLAVIDEQHRFGVLQRHTLMSKGPKPDVLVMTATPIPRTLAMTLYGDLDLSVIDQLPPGRTPISTRVFNEKQRTRVYESVASELAKGHQAYVVYPLVEESEKLDLEDATQGVEKLAQVFPQARVGLLHGRMKGEEKDAVMEAFREKHLDLLVCTTVVEVGVDVPNASVMVVEHAERFGLSQLHQLRGRVGRGAAASYCYLIAGAARSWESTERLGVMERSSDGFVIAEKDLEIRGPGEFLGTRQSGLPELAVANLARDGDLLSMAQAEARRILEKDPELKARENQGLVKALEERWEGRLALARVG; encoded by the coding sequence GTGAACCATCCGCTCGCCAGCCTCGTCGGTCCCCTCCGGTATGCGTGCCAGCGCGACTTCGCGATGCTCGCCACCGTCAAGGGGCTGCGTCCGGTGCTGGAGCGAGCGCTCGCGGGGGCCAGCGGCGTGGATGCCCAGGCCCTGGACCACCTGCGCGCGGCGCTGCCCTACGTGGATGACCCCGCGCCCGAGCGACGCAAGGCCGCGCTGCGCCGCGTGGTGGCCGGACTGAAGCTCAGCGGCGTGGAGCTTCCGGCGGAGCTGGAGGGCGTGGGCGCGGTGGCCCAGCTTCCCGAAGGAGCCGCGCCTGTCCCGCGGACGCTCGTGCGGGAGAGTGTGCTGGCTCCCGTGGAGAAGCACCGCACGCGCCGCCTGCCGGTGGTGGAGGGCGCGGCCGCCGGAGCGACGCCCCCGGGCTATGTCCCTCCGTGGAAGTCCGTCGAGCCCGTGGCCGCGCCTCCCCGGGCGAAGGATGCGCCGGCTCCGGGCTCGCGCGCTGGAGCCCTGCCGGCCGCACCGGACCCGCGCGTCGGAGCCGTGCCGGCCGCCTCGGGACCACGCGCCGGTGCCGCGTCGGCCGTCCCGGGTGCACGCCCCGGAGCCCTGCCCGCCGCCCGAAGCGCGGCCCCGATCCCGGCTGCTGCTCCCACCGGCAAGGGCCCCCGGCAGGCCACGCTCGCCACGGTGCCGGAAGCCGTGCCCGGCGCGAAGACGCGCAAGGAGAAGACGGAGCGAAAGAAGAAGCGCGCGGTGGCGGCCGAGGCCTCACGCGCCGAGGCGAAGCTCCTGTCCATTGCCCCTCGCACGGGGCCGCTGTCCATGCCGCTGAAGACGCTGGACAAGCGGCTGGGCCCGCGGCTCGTTTCGACGCTCAACAAGAAGGGCCTGCGCCGGCTGGGCGACATCCTCTTCCTGCTGCCGCGCTGCTACGAGGACCGCAGGAAGCTGAGCACCATCGCCGAGCTGGAGCCCGGCCAGCGCGGTGTCACCGTGGGCGTCGTGAGGCTCGCGGACTTCGTGCCCGGCCGCGGTGGCAAGCGCATGTTCCGCGCCGTCGTGGGTGACTCCTCGGGAAGCATCGCCGCCACGTACTTCAACGCGGGGCCGTGGCTGAAGAGCCGCTTCACGGTGGGCAAGCGCATCGTCCTCTCCGGCGAGGTGCGCGCCACCATGAGCGGCCGGGAGATGGCCCACCCGGAAATCGAGCCCGCCGAGGACATCGAGTCCTCCTCCGTCCACTTCAACCGCATCGTCCCCATCTACCCGGGCTTCGAGCGCGCCGAGCAGCGCTCCTTCCGGGACCTGGCCGCCAGCGTCGGGGACAAGTACGCGCAGGCGCTGGAGGACCCGCTGCCCGTGGACCTGCGCCGCCGCCTGGAGCTGATGGGCCTGCCGGACGCGCTGCGCTTCATCCACTTCCCGCCCGGCGACGCGGACCTGGAGGCGCTCGACTCGCACCAGAGTGAGGCGCACCGGCGCCTCGCGTTCGACGAGCTGTTCTTCCTCCAGCTCGGCATGGCGCTCAAGCGGCAGGGCATCAAGGCGGAGGAGGGCATCTCCTTCGACGTGTCCCCGACCCGGCTGGACAAGGGCCGCGCCGCGCTCCCGTTCCAGCTCACCGGCGCCCAGGCGAAGGTGGTGCAGGAGCTTGCCCGGGACATGGCGCGCCCGGAGCCGATGAACCGGCTGGTGCAGGGCGACGTGGGAAGCGGCAAGACGGCGGTGGCGATGATTGCCGCCATGGTCGCGCTGCAGGACGGCTACCAGGTGGCCGTCATGGCGCCCACGGAAATCCTGGCCGAGCAACACGAGCGCAGCTTCCGCAAGGTGCTGGAGCCACTGGGCTACAACGTGGGGCTCTTTAGCGCGGCGGGCACGGCGAAGTCCAAGCGCGAGCGGCGTGACGCCGTGGCGCGCGGGGACATCCACCTCGCGGTGGGCACGCACGCGCTCATCCAGCAGGACGTCTCCTTCCAGCGGCTGGGGCTCGCGGTCATCGACGAGCAGCACCGCTTCGGTGTGCTCCAGCGTCACACGCTGATGAGCAAGGGCCCGAAGCCGGACGTGCTGGTGATGACGGCCACGCCCATTCCGCGCACGCTGGCCATGACGCTGTACGGGGACCTGGACCTGTCCGTCATCGACCAGCTCCCGCCGGGGCGCACGCCCATCAGCACCCGCGTCTTCAACGAGAAGCAGCGCACCCGCGTGTACGAGTCGGTGGCCTCCGAGCTGGCGAAGGGCCATCAGGCGTACGTCGTCTATCCGCTGGTGGAGGAGTCCGAGAAGCTCGACCTGGAGGACGCCACGCAGGGTGTGGAGAAGCTGGCGCAGGTGTTCCCCCAGGCCAGGGTCGGCCTGCTGCACGGGCGGATGAAGGGCGAGGAGAAGGACGCCGTCATGGAGGCGTTCCGCGAGAAGCACCTGGACCTCCTCGTCTGCACCACCGTGGTGGAGGTGGGCGTGGACGTGCCCAACGCGTCGGTGATGGTGGTGGAGCACGCCGAGCGCTTCGGCCTGTCCCAGCTCCACCAGCTCCGGGGGCGCGTGGGGCGCGGCGCGGCGGCGAGCTACTGCTATCTGATTGCCGGCGCCGCGCGCTCGTGGGAGTCCACCGAGCGGCTCGGGGTGATGGAGCGCAGCAGCGACGGCTTCGTCATCGCGGAGAAGGACCTGGAGATTCGCGGGCCCGGCGAGTTCCTGGGCACGCGCCAGAGCGGCCTGCCCGAGCTGGCGGTGGCCAACCTGGCGAGGGACGGCGACCTACTGTCCATGGCCCAGGCCGAGGCCCGGCGCATCCTGGAGAAGGACCCGGAGCTGAAGGCCCGGGAGAATCAGGGCCTGGTGAAGGCGCTCGAGGAGCGGTGGGAAGGCCGCCTCGCGCTGGCGCGGGTGGGGTAG
- the greA gene encoding transcription elongation factor GreA yields MSSGSDNIPMTPSGLRKLKEELKHLQSVERGKISREIEVARAHGDLRENAEYHAAKEKQSHIEGRILDLNDWIARAEVIDTSKLGGEKVVFGATVDLLDTETEKPVTYRLVGELEADLKKRWIAVTSPVARALIGKKVGDIATVQSPGGTKELEITKVRFEDPDEGVTSGES; encoded by the coding sequence ATGAGCAGCGGGAGCGATAACATCCCGATGACCCCGTCCGGACTGCGCAAGCTGAAGGAGGAGCTCAAGCACCTCCAGTCCGTCGAGCGGGGGAAGATCTCGCGCGAAATCGAGGTCGCCCGCGCCCATGGGGACCTGCGCGAGAACGCCGAGTACCACGCGGCCAAGGAGAAGCAGTCGCACATCGAGGGCCGCATCCTGGACCTCAACGACTGGATTGCCCGCGCGGAGGTCATCGACACGAGCAAGCTGGGCGGTGAAAAGGTCGTCTTCGGTGCGACGGTGGACCTGTTGGACACGGAGACCGAGAAGCCGGTGACGTACCGGCTCGTCGGCGAGCTGGAGGCCGACCTGAAGAAGCGGTGGATTGCCGTCACCTCGCCGGTGGCGCGCGCGCTCATCGGCAAGAAGGTGGGCGACATCGCCACGGTGCAGAGCCCCGGCGGCACGAAGGAGCTGGAGATCACGAAGGTTCGCTTCGAGGACCCGGACGAGGGTGTGACGTCCGGCGAGAGCTGA
- a CDS encoding FHA domain-containing protein produces MLSVQELRALAAALTTPAFQRQLGPFALIQRPPADASAAVLAPTRMAAPEDIQQGMLALLFEFEHLRVATLPPLQSTDRLRIGRRMDCDLLIDDASVSKMHAELRWNEAEQRCTVQDLGSTNGTFLNAQTLGKREAVLRDGDILSFGNVQFWYLLTGTLHERLRSGDATGLGSRSG; encoded by the coding sequence GTGCTGTCCGTCCAGGAACTGCGCGCGCTCGCCGCCGCGCTGACCACCCCCGCCTTCCAGCGTCAGCTCGGCCCCTTCGCGCTCATCCAGCGCCCACCCGCCGACGCGTCCGCCGCCGTCCTCGCCCCCACCCGCATGGCCGCGCCCGAGGACATCCAGCAGGGAATGCTCGCCCTCCTGTTCGAATTCGAACACCTGCGCGTGGCCACGCTGCCGCCGCTGCAGTCCACGGACCGGCTGCGCATCGGCCGCCGCATGGACTGCGACCTCCTCATCGACGACGCGTCCGTCTCCAAGATGCACGCGGAGCTGCGCTGGAACGAGGCCGAGCAGCGCTGCACGGTGCAGGACCTGGGCTCCACCAACGGCACCTTCCTCAACGCCCAGACGCTGGGAAAGCGCGAGGCGGTGCTGCGTGACGGCGACATCCTGAGCTTCGGCAACGTGCAGTTCTGGTACCTGCTGACGGGCACGCTGCACGAGCGGCTCCGCTCGGGCGACGCCACCGGGCTGGGCTCCCGCAGCGGGTGA
- a CDS encoding ACT domain-containing protein, which produces MAGETNLDVLLSRMRPVLKDGEYVFCTLPHPATPDLGALAPVGLFHEDEGLTLILRRERADAAGLPYTGTFRQVTLSVHSSLDAVGFIAAVATRLAAHGIGVNPVAAYHHDHLFIPAARATDVMALLDSFAR; this is translated from the coding sequence ATGGCGGGAGAAACGAACCTGGACGTGCTGCTCAGTCGCATGCGGCCGGTGCTCAAGGACGGGGAGTACGTCTTCTGCACCCTGCCCCACCCGGCCACCCCGGACCTGGGCGCGCTGGCGCCCGTGGGCCTCTTCCACGAGGACGAGGGCCTGACGCTCATCCTCCGCCGCGAGCGCGCCGACGCGGCGGGGCTGCCGTACACGGGCACGTTCCGCCAGGTGACACTGTCGGTGCACTCCAGCCTGGACGCGGTGGGCTTCATCGCCGCCGTCGCCACGCGTCTGGCCGCGCACGGCATCGGGGTGAACCCGGTGGCCGCGTACCATCACGACCACCTGTTCATCCCTGCCGCGCGGGCCACGGATGTCATGGCCCTGCTGGACTCCTTCGCGCGCTGA
- a CDS encoding DUF2339 domain-containing protein, producing the protein MSAEGDEQELREAIRKLESTVASLEARLARLETSGARAEPPPTVVAAEATRAVAPAAPEQRDLEAHLGTYWLSRLGIVALIIGIAYLITYRFGELGMLARVVAGYVLSAGLGAFGLWLARRHELFGRIVFGGGLALAYFVTYALHFLPSVRVIESQALALVLLALLVVAIVVIAHRMQSETVAGIALFLGLHTGMLSEITTFTLLSTTLLASGALFFLVRNRWVVVPLSSLVAVYSTHVVWALRNDSVAPGAPERERLLLSLGFLLLYFVLFSVALLARPRELSRRACLAFALLNWVGLALLGGYEVARWSESHLFTFFVVLALAEAGSAAVARARQAPGPLFHAYLALTAITFALAMPTEYQDATLVAAWTVTGLATGLAARGTDSPVLRWVGVLILFTALGTCEVLTPGRALLLAALFAAFVIVERAGSALWPGPPPASAQRGDALLQAACAAGAGLSLLGLVGGLMPEGLVTLGWVVAAFGLFALGFAVRERWYRWAALALLGLALVRLLVVDLANLPADQRVLTFILLGVMLLVISYTYTRLRDRKG; encoded by the coding sequence ATGTCGGCCGAGGGTGACGAGCAGGAACTGCGCGAGGCCATCCGCAAGCTGGAGTCCACTGTCGCCTCGCTGGAGGCGCGCCTCGCCCGCCTGGAGACGTCCGGCGCCCGGGCCGAGCCGCCGCCTACCGTTGTCGCGGCGGAAGCCACCCGCGCCGTCGCGCCCGCGGCTCCGGAACAGCGCGATTTGGAGGCGCACCTCGGCACCTACTGGCTGAGCCGGCTGGGTATCGTCGCGCTCATCATCGGCATCGCGTACCTCATCACCTACCGCTTCGGTGAATTGGGGATGCTGGCCCGCGTGGTGGCCGGGTACGTGCTGAGCGCGGGCCTGGGCGCATTCGGCCTCTGGCTGGCGCGGCGGCATGAGTTGTTCGGGCGCATCGTCTTCGGCGGCGGCCTGGCGCTGGCGTACTTCGTCACGTACGCGCTGCACTTCCTGCCCTCGGTGCGCGTCATCGAGAGCCAGGCGCTCGCGCTGGTACTGCTCGCGCTGCTGGTCGTGGCCATCGTGGTGATTGCCCACCGGATGCAGTCGGAGACGGTGGCCGGCATCGCGCTCTTCCTCGGGCTGCACACGGGGATGCTCAGCGAAATCACCACCTTCACGCTGCTGTCCACCACGCTGCTCGCGTCGGGCGCCCTCTTCTTCCTCGTGCGGAACCGGTGGGTCGTGGTGCCGCTGTCCAGCCTGGTGGCGGTGTACTCGACGCACGTCGTCTGGGCGCTGCGCAACGACAGCGTGGCCCCCGGCGCGCCGGAGCGCGAGCGGCTGCTCCTGAGCCTGGGCTTCCTCCTCCTCTACTTCGTGCTCTTCTCCGTGGCGCTGCTGGCCCGCCCACGCGAGCTGTCCCGGCGCGCGTGCCTCGCCTTCGCACTGCTCAACTGGGTGGGGCTGGCGCTGCTCGGCGGATACGAGGTGGCGCGGTGGAGCGAGAGCCACCTCTTCACCTTCTTCGTGGTGCTGGCGCTCGCCGAGGCCGGCAGCGCCGCGGTGGCGCGCGCGCGGCAGGCCCCCGGCCCCCTCTTCCACGCGTACCTCGCGCTCACCGCCATCACCTTCGCCCTGGCCATGCCCACCGAGTACCAGGACGCCACCCTGGTGGCCGCGTGGACGGTGACGGGCCTGGCCACGGGGCTCGCGGCGCGCGGCACGGACTCGCCGGTGCTGCGGTGGGTGGGCGTGCTCATCCTCTTCACCGCGCTGGGCACGTGTGAGGTGCTCACGCCCGGACGGGCGCTGCTGCTCGCGGCCCTCTTCGCCGCCTTCGTCATCGTCGAGCGCGCCGGCTCCGCGCTCTGGCCGGGCCCGCCTCCTGCGAGTGCGCAGCGGGGAGACGCCCTTCTCCAGGCAGCCTGCGCGGCGGGCGCGGGGCTGTCGCTCCTCGGGCTCGTGGGTGGGCTGATGCCCGAGGGGCTCGTCACGCTGGGCTGGGTGGTGGCCGCCTTCGGCCTCTTCGCCCTGGGCTTCGCCGTGCGCGAGCGCTGGTACCGGTGGGCGGCCCTCGCCCTCCTCGGGCTCGCCCTGGTGCGCCTGCTGGTGGTGGACCTGGCCAACCTCCCCGCCGACCAGCGCGTGCTCACCTTCATCCTGCTGGGGGTGATGTTGCTGGTCATTTCCTACACGTACACGCGCCTGAGGGACCGCAAGGGTTGA
- a CDS encoding MGMT family protein, with translation MSTPVRDERDYFERIYTASEQVPHGQVATYGDIATIVGDGCDARIVGHALGALGSRSAKVPWQRIISRTGGISTSGHGQRELLEAEGVAFDARGHVRMDAHHWPGPSEEWARAHGFQTLPQRPGSAPDPQLRLF, from the coding sequence ATGTCCACGCCAGTACGCGACGAGCGCGACTACTTCGAGCGCATCTACACCGCCTCCGAGCAGGTACCGCACGGCCAGGTGGCCACGTACGGAGACATCGCCACCATCGTGGGTGACGGCTGTGATGCCCGCATCGTGGGCCATGCGCTGGGTGCGCTCGGCTCTCGCTCGGCGAAGGTGCCGTGGCAGCGCATCATCAGCCGCACCGGCGGCATCAGCACGTCGGGCCACGGCCAGCGCGAATTGCTGGAGGCGGAGGGCGTCGCCTTCGACGCGCGCGGCCACGTGCGCATGGACGCGCACCACTGGCCGGGCCCGAGCGAGGAATGGGCCCGCGCCCACGGGTTCCAGACGCTGCCCCAGCGCCCCGGGAGCGCGCCGGACCCGCAGCTTCGTCTCTTCTGA
- a CDS encoding M15 family metallopeptidase, with product MPLAFLRWGVLILVCLVASSSFAAGSTKSRRPKTKGSKLVRIKGGELLHHAAAEAFLRMSTEAREDGVSLRVTSGYRSRREQRWLYQRYRKGLGPKAARPGRSNHQRGLAVDLVVGDVSSNTYDWLASHACRFGFRRTVPSEPWHWEFRPRTTLGPSEGQDCLGRDVGPAPVPEPVAKQDAS from the coding sequence ATGCCGCTCGCGTTCCTCCGCTGGGGTGTCCTCATCCTCGTGTGCCTCGTCGCGTCGTCGTCGTTCGCCGCCGGCTCCACCAAGAGCCGCCGGCCGAAGACGAAGGGCTCGAAGCTCGTCCGCATCAAGGGCGGCGAGCTGCTCCACCATGCCGCCGCCGAGGCATTCCTCCGCATGAGCACGGAAGCGCGCGAGGACGGCGTGTCGCTGCGGGTCACCAGCGGCTACCGCTCGCGGCGGGAGCAGCGCTGGCTGTACCAGCGCTACCGCAAGGGACTGGGCCCGAAGGCCGCGCGGCCCGGGCGCTCCAACCACCAGCGCGGGCTCGCGGTGGACCTCGTCGTGGGGGACGTCAGCTCGAACACCTACGACTGGCTCGCGTCGCATGCGTGCCGATTCGGCTTCCGTCGCACGGTGCCGTCCGAGCCGTGGCACTGGGAGTTCCGCCCGCGCACCACCCTGGGTCCCTCCGAGGGCCAGGACTGCCTGGGCCGGGACGTGGGCCCCGCGCCCGTCCCGGAGCCCGTCGCCAAACAGGACGCGAGCTGA
- a CDS encoding mucoidy inhibitor MuiA family protein, whose translation MLVVPSILEAVTVHAEGALCTRVATVQAEGGRLPTQVRINGLPLSLRSGSLRATVLQGPPGLAVRDIRPAFDVQLPAEVDVPTEQRALEAARARHTEVSAALSVLQRELRSVMKLTPTFPSRKKDELQPRDAPVAALLSLTSLVDSELAALLAKKLDLERQQRDADAEVTLRKQRLQEASSTARGQRARVYRAAILTLAGLPGVEHPAKLALEYAVPGALWVPTYDLRLPRTLEEGTLRMRASVLQRTGEDWTGVKLSVSTADLARRAEVPELKALRIGRRQPPPARSGWREPPPGLDELFAGFDATRVPARAEPPPLPKPQAQPVFLQEPMPEEDAGAPMEEMAKEAPMMERRRSVARDDLMSTTGSFAPPPPAAAPAAGSMPPMSRPRNAMPSRPMAPKMKKGGRGGAPPPMAESADEDAFMDAPGEAPEGAPRDLLGGYGGGGGNTVEERQASRLEPSDTLLDYDRLELAPAEDSGTRGRLRPRPAYVTRELLALAAVHVHIDVTTLVAMSEQEASNIWLAPPPAWSVPPRQSSPHFDARFDVETRSDVPSDGTWHTVPVLSVPVGLSAEYVCVPSVETRAFRTVRVENRTPYPLLAGPVDVTLGDEFLMTSPLPTMAPGATQRLGLGVEESIKVARNTRFDEATGGIFGGATMLTHHVSVELANRLTNRVLVEVCERVPAVPTGSEKDIKVEETEVAPLWQKRTPLPGETQVEGERAWRVVLQPGEAQTLKATWTVKIPASKMLGGGNRRT comes from the coding sequence ATGCTCGTCGTGCCGTCCATCCTGGAAGCGGTCACCGTCCATGCCGAGGGCGCGCTGTGTACACGCGTCGCCACGGTGCAGGCGGAGGGTGGCCGACTCCCCACGCAGGTGCGCATCAATGGCCTGCCCTTGTCGCTGCGCTCCGGCTCACTGCGCGCAACCGTGTTGCAGGGGCCACCGGGGCTCGCCGTGCGCGACATCCGTCCCGCCTTCGACGTCCAGCTTCCCGCCGAGGTGGACGTCCCCACCGAGCAGCGTGCACTGGAAGCCGCCCGCGCCCGGCACACCGAGGTGTCGGCGGCCCTGAGCGTCCTGCAACGCGAGCTGCGGTCGGTGATGAAGCTCACGCCCACCTTCCCTTCCCGGAAGAAGGACGAGCTGCAGCCCCGCGACGCCCCGGTGGCCGCGCTGCTGTCGCTCACGTCCCTGGTGGACTCGGAGCTGGCCGCGCTCCTGGCGAAGAAGCTGGACCTGGAGCGCCAGCAGCGCGACGCCGACGCGGAGGTGACGCTGCGCAAGCAGCGCCTCCAGGAAGCCTCGTCGACGGCGCGCGGCCAGCGGGCCCGCGTGTACCGCGCCGCCATCCTCACCCTGGCCGGCCTTCCGGGCGTGGAGCACCCCGCGAAGCTCGCGCTCGAGTACGCAGTGCCGGGCGCGCTCTGGGTGCCCACCTACGACTTGCGCCTGCCGCGCACACTGGAGGAGGGAACACTGCGCATGCGCGCCTCCGTCCTCCAGCGCACCGGCGAGGACTGGACGGGGGTGAAGCTGTCGGTCTCCACCGCCGACCTGGCGCGGCGCGCGGAGGTGCCGGAATTGAAGGCGCTGCGCATCGGCCGGCGTCAGCCGCCCCCCGCGCGCTCCGGCTGGCGCGAGCCACCGCCCGGCCTGGACGAGCTGTTCGCGGGCTTCGACGCCACGCGCGTCCCCGCGAGGGCCGAGCCGCCGCCGCTGCCCAAGCCCCAGGCCCAGCCCGTCTTCCTCCAGGAGCCCATGCCCGAGGAGGACGCCGGCGCTCCGATGGAGGAGATGGCGAAGGAGGCGCCCATGATGGAGCGCCGTCGCTCCGTGGCCAGGGACGACCTCATGTCGACCACGGGCTCCTTCGCTCCCCCGCCTCCGGCCGCGGCACCGGCCGCCGGGTCCATGCCCCCGATGTCCCGCCCACGCAACGCGATGCCCTCTCGCCCCATGGCCCCCAAGATGAAGAAGGGCGGGCGAGGGGGAGCCCCGCCCCCCATGGCGGAGAGCGCCGACGAGGACGCCTTCATGGACGCGCCGGGCGAAGCACCCGAGGGCGCCCCTCGCGACCTCCTGGGCGGGTATGGCGGCGGCGGTGGCAACACCGTGGAGGAGCGGCAGGCCTCGCGGCTGGAGCCGTCGGACACGCTGCTGGACTACGACCGGCTGGAGTTGGCGCCCGCAGAGGACTCCGGGACGCGCGGCCGGCTGCGCCCGCGTCCCGCCTACGTCACCCGGGAGCTGCTGGCGCTGGCGGCGGTGCACGTGCACATCGACGTCACCACGCTGGTCGCCATGAGCGAGCAGGAGGCGTCCAATATCTGGCTGGCACCTCCGCCCGCGTGGTCCGTGCCGCCCCGGCAGTCCTCGCCGCACTTCGACGCGCGCTTCGACGTGGAGACGCGGTCGGACGTGCCGTCCGACGGGACCTGGCACACGGTGCCGGTGCTGTCCGTCCCGGTAGGCCTGTCCGCCGAGTACGTCTGCGTGCCCTCGGTGGAGACGCGGGCCTTCCGCACGGTGCGCGTGGAGAACCGGACGCCCTACCCGCTGCTGGCCGGGCCGGTGGACGTCACGCTGGGCGACGAGTTCCTGATGACATCCCCGCTGCCCACCATGGCCCCCGGCGCGACGCAGCGACTGGGCCTGGGCGTGGAGGAGTCCATCAAGGTGGCGCGCAACACGCGCTTCGACGAGGCCACCGGCGGCATCTTCGGCGGCGCGACGATGCTGACGCACCACGTGTCCGTGGAGCTGGCCAACCGGCTGACCAACCGCGTCCTCGTGGAGGTGTGCGAGCGCGTGCCGGCCGTGCCCACGGGCTCGGAGAAGGACATCAAGGTGGAGGAGACGGAGGTGGCGCCGCTCTGGCAGAAGCGCACGCCGCTGCCCGGTGAGACGCAGGTGGAGGGCGAGCGCGCGTGGCGCGTGGTGCTCCAGCCGGGCGAGGCGCAGACACTGAAGGCGACGTGGACCGTGAAAATCCCCGCGAGCAAGATGCTCGGCGGGGGGAACCGGAGGACATGA